In one Tessaracoccus palaemonis genomic region, the following are encoded:
- a CDS encoding MauE/DoxX family redox-associated membrane protein, which translates to MFEPLLTLVALVAAVLVISGATKLAAPSDVASAFVDLRVPRALAGRPQRLALPWAEILMGLGLLFAPAPLATVLAAAATVLMAAYTVLIGRALGFEERVSCACFGRWGSAQVTRGSLARNVMLLGAACGTVVWTIVDGSPVAAAVWTSPTAAWWLLGAAVVGAVAWLAAGFSPVDEVRDTAEDTAGEEGEYLRTPIPFAYLERAGVPVTLRELAAPRAQLLIWVRPACGGCHGLAGELPRMRERLGGRVDVELVSRFPDAEAGLVDPEGTVTRLLELQRLPAAVLLGADGLLAGGPVEGRPDVDALVSDIADELAS; encoded by the coding sequence GTGTTTGAGCCCCTGCTGACGCTCGTCGCGCTCGTCGCAGCCGTCCTGGTGATCAGCGGGGCGACGAAGCTCGCCGCCCCCTCGGATGTGGCGTCGGCGTTTGTGGACCTGCGGGTGCCGAGGGCGCTCGCCGGTCGGCCGCAGCGGCTCGCGTTGCCGTGGGCGGAGATCCTGATGGGCCTCGGTCTGCTCTTTGCCCCCGCCCCGCTGGCCACCGTCCTCGCGGCGGCGGCCACCGTCCTGATGGCGGCCTACACCGTGCTGATCGGCCGCGCCCTCGGCTTCGAGGAGCGGGTCTCCTGCGCGTGTTTCGGCCGGTGGGGCTCGGCCCAGGTGACGCGCGGCTCACTCGCTCGCAACGTCATGTTGCTGGGCGCCGCGTGCGGAACCGTCGTCTGGACGATCGTCGACGGTTCTCCGGTCGCTGCCGCGGTGTGGACCTCGCCGACCGCCGCGTGGTGGCTGCTGGGCGCCGCGGTCGTCGGCGCCGTGGCGTGGCTGGCTGCCGGGTTCTCCCCCGTGGACGAGGTTCGCGACACCGCGGAGGACACCGCCGGCGAGGAGGGCGAGTACCTGCGCACCCCCATCCCGTTCGCGTACCTCGAGCGCGCCGGGGTCCCCGTGACCCTGCGCGAACTCGCGGCTCCCCGTGCCCAGCTGCTGATCTGGGTCCGGCCGGCCTGCGGAGGCTGCCATGGGCTCGCCGGCGAGCTGCCGCGCATGCGGGAGCGGCTCGGCGGTCGAGTGGACGTCGAACTGGTGTCGCGGTTCCCCGACGCGGAAGCCGGCCTCGTCGACCCCGAGGGGACCGTGACGCGGCTGCTGGAGCTCCAGCGCCTGCCCGCCGCGGTGCTGCTGGGCGCGGACGGGCTGCTGGCCGGCGGCCCGGTCGAGGGGCGACCCGACGTCGACGCTCTCGTCTCCGACATCGCCGACGAACTCGCGTCCTAG
- a CDS encoding nucleotidyltransferase family protein gives MRYSPDVPVSTRVHFTHAVLQFLADEAGVRLLHIKGPALDPALLQRSEVGTPLLRQSTDADILVDPRRASDFLARLTERRFRRVAGFATGSPFGHAATIWADDLGYADVHRFFPGVGIPADEAFEALWADRDTMMLAGRACPVPSLDAQRLIILLHAARGGGRGANDREIAWEGATAQERWRVRDLAGAFGAVVPLAAAIGELDRHAEAPEYDLWDHFANNPGHTRTEEWRARFRAARTVREKATVVWRSAMVNTDHLAMELGRPPSRREVAAAWFARIRRAIDERRGK, from the coding sequence ATGAGGTACTCGCCCGATGTCCCCGTGTCGACCCGGGTGCACTTCACGCATGCTGTCCTGCAGTTTCTCGCGGACGAGGCGGGAGTCAGGCTGCTCCACATCAAGGGGCCCGCCCTCGATCCGGCACTGCTGCAGCGCTCCGAGGTCGGGACGCCTCTTCTCCGCCAGTCCACCGACGCCGACATCCTCGTCGACCCCCGGCGGGCATCGGACTTCCTCGCCCGGCTCACGGAGCGCAGGTTCCGCCGGGTGGCCGGTTTCGCCACGGGGTCGCCGTTCGGGCACGCCGCGACGATCTGGGCGGACGACCTCGGATATGCCGACGTGCACCGCTTCTTCCCGGGAGTCGGGATCCCCGCGGACGAGGCATTCGAGGCGCTCTGGGCCGATCGGGACACCATGATGCTGGCTGGCAGGGCATGTCCCGTCCCGAGCCTCGACGCCCAGCGGCTCATCATCCTCCTCCACGCCGCCCGCGGCGGTGGCCGAGGAGCCAACGACAGGGAGATCGCCTGGGAAGGCGCGACGGCGCAGGAGCGCTGGCGCGTGCGCGACCTCGCCGGCGCCTTCGGCGCCGTGGTGCCGCTGGCGGCGGCCATCGGCGAGCTCGACCGGCACGCCGAGGCTCCCGAGTATGACCTCTGGGACCACTTCGCCAACAACCCCGGGCACACCCGCACCGAGGAGTGGCGGGCCAGGTTCCGCGCCGCCCGCACCGTCCGGGAGAAGGCCACTGTCGTGTGGCGCTCTGCGATGGTCAACACCGATCACCTCGCCATGGAACTCGGCCGGCCGCCCAGCCGACGCGAGGTCGCGGCAGCGTGGTTCGCCCGGATCCGACGCGCCATCGACGAGCGGAGGGGCAAATGA
- a CDS encoding arsenate reductase/protein-tyrosine-phosphatase family protein, producing the protein MRYRLHPDAAWLPEDDRVYAMALPDGDFVALEGTAAVIFLDVAAGGDPVEEGVQRWGELARDGVAGFLAELIARRLVAEVDDTQPRAETTAGDGFSILFVCTANICRSSYAELAARARDVPGISFASAGTHALVGHPVDPPMAEELRRRGLDPSTHAAQQLTGTLVEAADLVLVMSPRHRSFILEEWPGASRKTFLVGHAARVARDLPDDLAREDLPALLWDSRTSGHGEAVDDPFGKGRAAARACAERIDIFVADILEALDRRRRR; encoded by the coding sequence ATGAGGTACCGCCTCCATCCGGACGCAGCCTGGCTGCCCGAGGACGACCGCGTCTACGCGATGGCGCTGCCCGACGGGGACTTCGTGGCGCTGGAGGGCACCGCCGCCGTGATCTTCTTGGACGTGGCCGCAGGTGGCGACCCTGTCGAGGAGGGTGTGCAGCGGTGGGGTGAGCTGGCCCGCGACGGGGTCGCCGGTTTCCTCGCGGAACTGATCGCCCGCAGACTCGTGGCTGAGGTCGACGACACGCAGCCTCGTGCGGAGACCACCGCGGGCGACGGGTTCTCGATCCTGTTCGTCTGCACCGCGAACATCTGCCGCTCGTCCTACGCCGAACTCGCGGCGAGGGCCAGAGACGTGCCGGGCATCTCGTTCGCCTCCGCCGGGACGCACGCGCTCGTCGGCCACCCTGTCGACCCCCCGATGGCCGAGGAACTGCGGCGCCGGGGCCTCGACCCGTCCACGCACGCGGCGCAGCAACTCACCGGCACACTCGTCGAGGCCGCCGACCTGGTGCTCGTGATGTCACCCAGGCACCGGTCGTTCATCCTGGAGGAGTGGCCCGGGGCGTCGCGGAAGACGTTCCTGGTCGGGCACGCGGCCCGCGTCGCTCGGGACCTTCCCGACGACCTGGCGCGAGAGGACCTGCCGGCGCTGCTCTGGGACTCCCGCACCTCGGGACACGGCGAGGCGGTCGACGACCCGTTCGGGAAGGGGCGGGCAGCGGCAAGGGCATGCGCCGAGCGGATCGACATCTTCGTCGCTGACATACTGGAGGCGCTGGACCGCCGCAGAAGGAGATGA